A part of Olleya sp. Bg11-27 genomic DNA contains:
- the dprA gene encoding DNA-processing protein DprA produces the protein MNDDQLRYNLALQHVSKIGDTTAKKLINHCGSAEAVFKEKKQNLLKIDGIGEIILSELYQSSHFEAADSEMKFIKDENIKHHHFTDETYPENLKHCIDSPIVLFESGNINLNNKHIISIVGARKITTSGIAFCEKLVEELAIYKPIIVSGFAYGTDITAHKTAVKNNLQTIGCLAHGLNQIYPKVHKKYVAEVENNGGFFTDFWSSDNFDRNNFLKRNRIIAGISQATIVIESAEKGGSLVTADIANSYNRDVFAVPGRVTDSQSIGCNNLIKQQKAHLLSTPLDVPYILNWQLEHLKKPPVQKQLFIELEADEKLVYNYLKDKEKELLDSIAINCKMPTYKLAGILLNMELKGVIRPLPGKLFEVI, from the coding sequence ATGAATGACGACCAATTAAGATATAATTTAGCCTTACAACACGTTTCAAAAATAGGAGATACCACTGCAAAAAAGCTAATTAATCATTGCGGAAGCGCGGAAGCGGTCTTTAAAGAGAAAAAACAAAACCTATTAAAAATTGATGGTATAGGTGAAATTATTTTAAGTGAATTGTATCAGTCTAGTCATTTTGAAGCGGCAGACAGTGAGATGAAATTTATTAAAGATGAAAACATTAAACACCATCATTTTACTGATGAAACATATCCGGAAAATTTAAAACACTGTATTGATAGTCCTATTGTTTTATTTGAAAGCGGAAACATTAATCTTAACAACAAACATATTATTAGTATTGTTGGTGCTAGAAAAATAACAACTTCTGGCATTGCTTTTTGTGAAAAATTAGTAGAAGAGTTAGCAATTTATAAACCTATTATTGTATCGGGCTTTGCTTATGGTACAGATATTACAGCACATAAAACAGCGGTGAAAAATAATTTGCAAACCATAGGTTGTTTAGCGCACGGTTTAAATCAGATTTATCCAAAGGTGCATAAAAAGTATGTGGCAGAAGTCGAAAATAACGGTGGGTTTTTTACAGATTTTTGGAGTAGCGATAATTTTGATCGGAATAATTTTTTAAAACGAAATCGAATTATTGCAGGGATAAGCCAAGCGACCATTGTTATTGAGTCAGCAGAAAAAGGGGGGAGTTTGGTAACCGCAGATATTGCAAATTCTTATAATAGAGATGTGTTTGCTGTGCCAGGTCGCGTTACTGATAGTCAAAGTATAGGTTGTAATAACTTAATAAAACAACAAAAAGCACATTTGTTATCGACGCCTTTAGATGTGCCTTATATTTTAAATTGGCAATTGGAGCACTTAAAAAAACCACCAGTTCAAAAGCAATTGTTTATTGAGTTAGAGGCGGACGAAAAATTAGTTTATAATTATTTAAAAGACAAAGAAAAAGAATTGTTGGATAGTATCGCTATTAATTGCAAAATGCCAACGTATAAATTAGCTGGCATTTTACTTAATATGGAATTAAAAGGAGTGATTAGACCACTACCTGGTAAGTTGTTTGAAGTGATTTAG
- the trpS gene encoding tryptophan--tRNA ligase has product MPRILTGIQSTGTPHFGNIMGALRPAIALSNDAKNESFLFIADMHSLTQIKDAETLRNNTYSTAATWLALGLDIEKTVFYRQSDIPQTTELSWYLSCFFPFQRLTLAHSFKDKADRLEDVNVGLFTYPMLMAADILLYDADIIPVGKDQLQHIEMTRDVASRFHAKLGETFVIPEGKIQESNMLIPGTDGAKMSKSKGNTINIFLPEKKLRKQIMTIETDSTALEDPKDWSTCNCFALYKLLATEDDITTMKANYENGNYGYGHAKQALYELILATFETERERYNHYMSNLNEIDDALAKGAEKAKKVANDVLVRVREKLGY; this is encoded by the coding sequence ATGCCAAGAATACTTACAGGAATACAAAGTACAGGAACACCTCATTTTGGAAACATAATGGGCGCATTGCGTCCTGCAATAGCATTATCTAATGATGCTAAAAACGAATCATTTTTATTTATTGCAGACATGCATTCTTTAACTCAAATTAAAGATGCTGAGACACTTAGAAACAACACCTACTCTACTGCTGCGACTTGGCTGGCTTTAGGATTAGATATAGAAAAAACAGTGTTTTATAGACAAAGTGATATCCCTCAAACCACTGAGTTATCTTGGTATTTAAGCTGCTTTTTTCCTTTTCAACGTTTGACTTTAGCGCATAGTTTTAAAGACAAGGCTGACCGTTTAGAAGATGTAAACGTTGGATTATTTACTTACCCAATGTTAATGGCGGCAGACATTTTACTGTATGATGCAGATATTATTCCTGTCGGAAAAGACCAATTACAGCATATTGAAATGACTCGAGATGTTGCCTCAAGATTTCATGCTAAATTAGGAGAAACATTTGTAATCCCAGAAGGGAAAATCCAAGAAAGCAATATGCTTATCCCTGGTACTGATGGTGCTAAAATGAGTAAAAGTAAAGGGAACACCATAAACATCTTTTTACCAGAAAAAAAATTACGCAAACAAATCATGACTATCGAAACAGATAGTACCGCATTGGAAGATCCAAAAGATTGGTCTACATGTAACTGTTTTGCATTATATAAACTATTAGCTACGGAAGACGATATAACGACGATGAAAGCAAATTACGAAAACGGTAATTACGGTTATGGTCATGCTAAACAAGCGTTATACGAATTAATCTTAGCAACCTTTGAAACTGAACGTGAACGTTACAATCATTACATGTCTAATTTAAACGAAATAGATGATGCTTTAGCAAAAGGCGCAGAAAAAGCTAAAAAAGTAGCTAATGATGTTCTAGTTAGAGTAAGAGAGAAGCTTGGGTATTAA
- a CDS encoding lysophospholipid acyltransferase family protein: protein MIVFKYIFWIFYRIWFYIMVALPIIIMFPFLIVSILKESWYPYFFKLARIWARFILIGMGFCTKTEYLQKPEANKSYMFIANHTSMIDIMLMLVTVKNPFVFVGKAELSKIPLFGFFYKRTCILVDRSSAQSRQAVFLRAQRRLKQGLSICIFPEGLVPEEDILLGEFKDGAFRLAINHNTPIVPITFGDNKKRFSYTFFSGGPGVMRAKMHHFIPTVALAKEDTRGLNEQSKSVILEQLKMFLK, encoded by the coding sequence ATGATCGTATTTAAATATATTTTTTGGATATTTTACCGTATTTGGTTCTATATAATGGTGGCATTGCCAATTATTATCATGTTTCCATTTTTAATAGTTTCTATTTTAAAAGAATCTTGGTACCCTTATTTTTTTAAGTTAGCGCGTATTTGGGCTAGATTTATTTTAATTGGGATGGGATTTTGTACTAAGACTGAATATCTTCAGAAGCCAGAGGCTAATAAAAGTTATATGTTTATAGCTAACCATACATCAATGATTGATATTATGTTAATGTTGGTTACGGTTAAAAATCCTTTTGTTTTTGTAGGTAAAGCGGAGTTGTCTAAAATACCGTTATTTGGATTTTTCTATAAACGGACTTGTATTTTAGTGGATAGAAGCAGCGCGCAAAGTAGACAAGCCGTGTTTTTAAGAGCACAGAGAAGGCTAAAGCAAGGTTTAAGTATTTGTATATTCCCTGAAGGCCTTGTTCCAGAAGAAGATATTTTGCTGGGTGAATTTAAAGACGGTGCTTTCCGATTAGCGATAAATCACAATACACCAATAGTGCCTATTACTTTTGGTGATAATAAAAAACGTTTTTCTTACACTTTTTTTAGTGGAGGACCAGGGGTTATGAGAGCTAAAATGCATCATTTTATTCCAACCGTAGCGTTAGCTAAAGAAGATACTAGAGGTTTAAATGAGCAGTCTAAAAGTGTTATTTTAGAACAATTAAAAATGTTTTTAAAATAG
- a CDS encoding RNA polymerase sigma factor, whose translation MGLDKLIHKCKSNDTKAQSELYQLFSSKLFSVSLKYSSSYAEAEDNLQDAFITIFNKIKQYKNKGSFEGWLKRIAINTALQRYRSQKVFEIINEDAIVDEEVDLDEDEVSIDYLLQYIQELPDRYRLVFNLYVLDGYSHKEIANLLSITTGTTKSNLARARQLLKEKILAHKMGLNSQSL comes from the coding sequence TTGGGTTTAGACAAACTCATACATAAATGTAAGTCCAATGATACTAAAGCACAAAGTGAATTATACCAGCTTTTTTCAAGCAAATTATTCTCGGTCAGCTTAAAGTATTCGAGCTCCTATGCAGAAGCTGAAGATAATTTACAGGACGCATTTATAACTATTTTTAACAAAATAAAGCAGTACAAAAACAAAGGAAGTTTTGAAGGCTGGCTTAAACGAATAGCTATAAATACAGCTTTGCAACGTTACAGGAGCCAGAAAGTATTTGAAATAATTAATGAAGACGCTATAGTAGATGAAGAGGTCGATCTTGATGAAGATGAAGTCAGTATCGATTATTTACTGCAATACATTCAGGAATTACCAGACCGATATCGTTTAGTATTCAACCTATATGTTTTAGATGGTTACTCACATAAAGAAATTGCCAATCTCTTATCCATAACCACTGGGACCACAAAGTCTAACCTTGCAAGAGCTAGACAATTATTAAAAGAAAAAATATTAGCACACAAAATGGGCTTAAATTCCCAATCATTATAA
- the recA gene encoding recombinase RecA, whose translation MSKEKEAKLKALQLTLDKLDKAYGKGTVMKMSDAAVVDVEAIPSGSLGLDIALGVGGYPRGRVIEIYGPESSGKTTLTLHAIAEAQKAGGIAAFIDAEHAFDRFYAEKLGVDIDNLIISQPDNGEQALEIADNLIRSGAIDIVVIDSVAALTPKAEIEGEMGDSKMGLHARLMSQALRKLTASISKTNCTVIFINQLREKIGVMFGNPETTTGGNALKFYASVRLDIRRSTQIKDSNGGVLGNKTRVKVVKNKVAPPFRMAEFDIMYGEGVSKVGEILDVAVEKEIIKKSGSWFSYGDTKLGQGRDAVKLIIKDNPELFDELEQKIKIAIKESV comes from the coding sequence ATGAGTAAAGAGAAAGAAGCAAAGCTAAAAGCATTACAATTAACCTTAGACAAATTAGACAAAGCCTACGGAAAAGGTACGGTAATGAAAATGAGTGATGCTGCTGTTGTTGATGTAGAGGCTATCCCATCGGGATCTTTAGGTTTGGATATTGCATTAGGAGTTGGTGGTTACCCAAGAGGTAGAGTTATAGAAATATATGGTCCAGAATCTTCTGGAAAAACAACCTTAACGCTTCATGCTATTGCAGAAGCACAAAAAGCAGGAGGTATTGCTGCATTTATTGATGCGGAACATGCTTTTGATAGGTTTTACGCAGAAAAATTAGGTGTAGATATTGATAATCTTATTATTTCTCAACCAGATAATGGAGAACAAGCTTTAGAAATTGCCGATAATTTAATTAGATCTGGCGCTATTGATATTGTTGTTATTGACTCGGTTGCCGCATTAACTCCAAAAGCAGAAATTGAAGGAGAAATGGGTGACTCTAAAATGGGACTACACGCTCGTTTAATGTCACAAGCCCTTAGAAAATTAACGGCCTCTATAAGCAAAACTAATTGTACCGTAATATTTATTAACCAGCTACGTGAAAAAATTGGTGTTATGTTTGGTAACCCAGAAACAACAACTGGTGGTAACGCATTAAAATTTTACGCTTCTGTTAGGTTAGACATCAGACGATCTACACAAATAAAAGATAGTAATGGTGGCGTATTAGGTAATAAAACTAGAGTCAAAGTAGTAAAAAACAAAGTTGCACCACCTTTTAGAATGGCTGAATTCGACATTATGTATGGAGAAGGCGTTAGTAAAGTTGGAGAAATTTTAGATGTTGCTGTAGAAAAAGAAATTATCAAAAAAAGTGGTTCATGGTTTAGTTATGGTGACACCAAACTAGGGCAAGGACGAGATGCTGTTAAGCTTATTATAAAAGATAATCCAGAACTGTTTGACGAACTGGAACAGAAAATAAAAATCGCTATTAAAGAAAGTGTTTAA
- a CDS encoding rhodanese-related sulfurtransferase: protein MQLYNKLSAIERAELIEKAGKDRLTLSFYQYAHISNPQELRDQLFIEWDSLDVLGRIYIATEGINAQLSLPADSFEAFKNHLDSIDFLKDVRLNIAVEQDNMSFLKLKVKVREKIVADGLNDDTFDVTNKGVHLSAKDFNDMLSNPNTVCVDMRNHYESEIGHFDGAVTPDVDTFRESLDIIEADLREHKEEKNLLMYCTGGIRCEKASAYYKHKGFKNVFQLEGGIIEYTRQVNEEGIDNKFIGKNFVFDERRSEKITDDVIAKCHQCGTACDTHVNCANDACHLLFIQCEDCKTEMNNCCSTTCSEIHAMPFEAQKELRKGQGNSNDIFKKGRADHLPFKKDLRNIFEVLKK from the coding sequence ATGCAACTGTACAACAAATTAAGCGCTATTGAAAGAGCAGAACTTATTGAAAAAGCTGGAAAAGACCGTTTGACGTTATCTTTTTATCAGTATGCTCACATTAGCAATCCACAAGAATTAAGAGATCAATTATTTATTGAATGGGATAGTCTAGACGTTTTAGGACGTATTTACATTGCTACAGAAGGGATTAATGCCCAATTGTCGTTACCTGCAGATAGTTTTGAAGCCTTTAAAAATCATTTAGATAGTATTGATTTTTTAAAAGATGTTAGACTTAACATCGCTGTAGAGCAGGATAATATGTCTTTTTTAAAGTTGAAAGTTAAAGTTCGTGAAAAAATAGTAGCAGACGGGCTGAATGATGATACGTTTGATGTAACCAACAAAGGGGTTCATTTATCAGCAAAAGATTTTAATGACATGTTATCAAATCCAAATACAGTATGTGTGGATATGCGTAATCATTATGAAAGTGAAATAGGTCATTTTGATGGTGCAGTAACACCAGATGTGGATACTTTTAGAGAATCTTTAGATATTATTGAAGCCGATTTAAGAGAGCATAAAGAAGAAAAAAACTTGCTAATGTATTGTACTGGTGGTATTCGATGTGAAAAAGCAAGTGCCTATTACAAACACAAAGGGTTTAAAAATGTGTTCCAATTGGAAGGTGGTATTATTGAATATACTAGACAAGTAAACGAAGAAGGTATTGATAATAAATTTATAGGTAAAAACTTTGTCTTTGACGAGCGTCGTTCAGAAAAAATTACGGATGATGTTATCGCTAAATGTCACCAATGTGGAACCGCTTGCGATACGCATGTAAACTGTGCTAATGATGCCTGTCACTTGTTGTTTATACAATGTGAAGATTGTAAAACAGAAATGAATAATTGTTGCTCAACAACTTGTAGTGAGATACATGCTATGCCTTTTGAAGCGCAGAAAGAATTAAGGAAAGGGCAAGGTAATAGCAATGATATCTTTAAAAAAGGACGTGCTGATCATTTACCTTTTAAAAAAGATTTACGTAATATTTTTGAAGTACTTAAAAAGTAG
- a CDS encoding stage 0 sporulation family protein, protein MACQSCATGKDGQPKGCKNNGTCGTDSCNKLTVFDWLANMSVPNGEKPFDWVEVRFKNGRKHYYHNAENLTLSIGDIVATQAQSGHDIGMVTLTGELVRVQIKRKRVDAKNDILKIYRKASQKDIDIWSEARDKEEPMKVKARQFAIDLKLHMKISDIEFQGDSSKATFYYTAEERVDFRELIKIYAREFRIRIEMKQVGFRQEASRLGGIGSCGRELCCSTWLTDFRSVSTSAARYQQLSLNPQKLAGQCGKLKCCLNYELDSYLDALKAFPKADTKLYTEKGTAVCQKTDIFKGHMWYAYEGEWMNWHLITTDQASEIIAINKKREKVASLEEYAADIEVDPKTEFENVVGQDSLTRFDSPKGNKKRKNNRARNKKPVQNKVEVNATTNKNTKSPSNSAKAKPRPKRKPNKRKPESNNNNNKPNESK, encoded by the coding sequence ATGGCTTGTCAAAGTTGCGCTACAGGAAAAGACGGACAACCAAAAGGTTGTAAGAATAATGGAACATGTGGTACAGATAGTTGTAATAAATTAACCGTTTTTGATTGGTTAGCAAATATGTCTGTTCCTAATGGCGAAAAACCATTTGATTGGGTTGAGGTTCGTTTTAAAAACGGACGTAAACATTATTACCATAATGCAGAGAATTTAACATTAAGTATCGGAGATATTGTAGCTACTCAAGCACAATCAGGTCATGATATTGGTATGGTTACTCTTACGGGAGAATTAGTACGTGTTCAGATAAAACGTAAAAGAGTAGATGCTAAAAATGATATTTTAAAAATCTATCGTAAGGCCTCTCAAAAAGATATAGATATCTGGAGTGAGGCTCGTGACAAGGAAGAACCGATGAAGGTTAAGGCACGTCAATTTGCTATAGATTTAAAACTACACATGAAAATCTCGGATATCGAGTTTCAAGGGGATAGTAGTAAAGCAACGTTTTATTACACCGCCGAAGAACGTGTTGACTTTAGAGAATTAATTAAAATATATGCGAGAGAGTTTCGGATTAGAATAGAAATGAAACAAGTCGGTTTTCGTCAGGAAGCGTCTAGACTTGGGGGGATTGGTTCATGTGGTCGAGAGTTGTGTTGCTCGACATGGTTAACAGATTTTAGATCTGTAAGTACCAGTGCAGCGCGTTATCAGCAGTTATCGCTAAATCCTCAAAAATTAGCAGGACAATGTGGTAAGCTTAAATGTTGTTTAAATTATGAGTTGGATTCTTATTTAGATGCTTTAAAAGCTTTTCCTAAAGCAGATACTAAATTGTATACTGAAAAAGGAACTGCCGTTTGTCAAAAAACAGACATTTTCAAAGGGCATATGTGGTATGCTTATGAAGGCGAATGGATGAATTGGCACTTAATTACTACAGACCAAGCTAGCGAAATTATTGCAATTAATAAAAAGAGAGAAAAAGTAGCTAGTCTGGAAGAATATGCTGCAGATATTGAGGTTGATCCTAAAACAGAGTTCGAAAATGTTGTTGGTCAGGATAGTTTAACGCGTTTTGATAGTCCAAAAGGTAATAAAAAACGTAAAAACAATAGAGCTAGAAATAAAAAGCCAGTTCAAAATAAAGTTGAGGTTAACGCCACGACTAACAAGAATACTAAAAGTCCGTCAAATAGCGCAAAAGCAAAGCCTAGACCAAAGCGTAAGCCAAATAAGAGAAAACCAGAGAGCAATAATAATAATAATAAACCTAATGAGAGTAAGTAA
- a CDS encoding gliding motility lipoprotein GldH, which produces MRVSKITFILLLVLVTSCDNKVVFDEYKSVSTAWNKEDVVQFKINAPDSISPYNLFVNVRNTNAYKYSNLYLIVEMNFPHGKIVTDTLQYNMTEKNGAWLGEGLSAVKDNKLWYKEGVVFNESGTYNVKIQHAMRGSGEVNGVVNLEGLTDVGFRIEKTE; this is translated from the coding sequence ATGAGAGTAAGTAAAATAACGTTTATATTACTATTGGTCTTAGTTACTTCTTGCGATAATAAAGTAGTTTTTGATGAATATAAAAGTGTCTCGACCGCATGGAACAAAGAGGATGTAGTACAATTTAAAATTAATGCGCCAGACTCAATAAGTCCTTACAACTTGTTTGTTAATGTTAGGAATACTAATGCCTATAAATACAGTAATTTGTATTTAATTGTCGAAATGAATTTTCCTCATGGTAAAATAGTAACAGATACTTTACAGTATAATATGACCGAAAAAAATGGGGCATGGTTAGGTGAAGGGTTGTCTGCTGTGAAGGACAATAAGTTATGGTATAAAGAAGGTGTTGTTTTTAACGAAAGTGGTACTTATAACGTCAAAATACAACACGCTATGCGCGGAAGTGGAGAGGTTAATGGTGTTGTGAATTTAGAAGGTCTTACAGATGTAGGATTTAGAATTGAAAAAACGGAATAA